One Anolis carolinensis isolate JA03-04 chromosome 5, rAnoCar3.1.pri, whole genome shotgun sequence DNA segment encodes these proteins:
- the ostc gene encoding oligosaccharyltransferase complex subunit OSTC — MEALYRLPFAVLECPNLKLKRPSWVHMPSAMTVYALVVVSYFLITGGIIYDVIVEPPSVGSMTDEHGHQRPVAFLAYRVNGQYIMEGLASSFLFTMGGLGFIILDRSNAPNIPKLNRFLLLFIGFVSVLLSFFMARVFMRMKLPGYLMG, encoded by the exons ATGGAGGCGCTGTACCGGCTCCCGTTCGCGGTGTTAGAATGCCCCAACCTCAAGCTGAAGCGGCCCAGCTGGGTGCACATGCCCTCCGCCATGACGGTCTACGCGCTGGTGGTGGTCTCCTACTTCCTCATCACGGGAG gaaTTATTTATGATGTGATTGTAGAACCTCCCAGTGTTGGCTCCATGACAGATGAACATGGGCATCAGAGGCCAGTTGCATTCTTAGCTTACAG AGTAAATGGACAGTATATAATGGAAGGGCTCGCTTCCAGCTTCCTCTTCACAATGGGAGGCCTTGGTTTCATTATTCTTGATCGTTCCAATGCACCAAATATACCAAAGCTGAATAGATTTCTGCTGCTCTTTATTGGCTTTGTCAGCGTTCTGCTGAGTTTCTTTATGGCAAGAGTGTTCATGCGGATGAAATTACC